A genomic region of uncultured Roseibium sp. contains the following coding sequences:
- the prmC gene encoding peptide chain release factor N(5)-glutamine methyltransferase: MQAGPLYRLVRDRFRNAGVTDPEPDAKLLVSTLLGIGISDLLLDGTREVDEACIREIDEKARLRIGGMPVGRILGEREFYGRRFLLNRATLEPRPDTETLIDAVLHATSTDLPITLWDIGTGSGAIAVTLLAELPRSRAVAIDLSEHALTCAAENAHQHGVADRFQPVCANYLDALHVGEGDGPDWIVSNPPYIRSSVLESLSPEVIDHDPRLALDGGESGLDAYAALIPQSARFLRPGARIALEIGYDQGLTVEKQLRQHGLGEIEIIKDLAGKDRVALARKI, from the coding sequence ATGCAGGCCGGCCCGTTATACAGGCTTGTCAGAGACCGGTTTCGCAACGCGGGCGTCACCGATCCCGAGCCTGATGCGAAGCTGCTCGTCAGCACTCTGCTGGGCATCGGCATATCCGATCTTCTTCTAGACGGCACCCGGGAGGTGGACGAGGCGTGCATCCGCGAGATCGATGAAAAGGCCAGACTGCGCATCGGCGGCATGCCAGTCGGCCGAATCCTTGGTGAGCGCGAATTCTACGGCCGGCGGTTTCTTTTGAACCGGGCGACACTTGAACCGCGGCCCGACACGGAAACGCTGATAGACGCTGTTCTTCACGCCACTTCAACGGATCTGCCGATCACGCTTTGGGACATCGGCACAGGGTCGGGGGCGATTGCGGTCACGCTCCTGGCCGAACTTCCCCGAAGCCGTGCCGTCGCGATCGACCTGTCGGAACATGCGCTCACATGCGCTGCGGAAAATGCGCACCAGCATGGCGTGGCAGATCGGTTCCAACCTGTTTGCGCCAACTACCTTGATGCGCTGCATGTGGGCGAAGGCGACGGTCCGGACTGGATCGTCAGCAACCCGCCCTACATCCGCAGCAGCGTTCTGGAGAGCCTCAGTCCAGAGGTGATCGATCATGATCCCCGACTCGCGCTCGATGGCGGTGAAAGCGGCCTGGATGCATATGCGGCCCTAATTCCGCAGTCGGCGCGATTCCTGCGGCCGGGAGCGCGGATCGCGCTGGAGATCGGATACGACCAGGGACTGACTGTTGAAAAACAGCTGCGTCAACACGGCCTTGGAGAGATTGAAATCATTAAGGATCTCGCCGGGAAGGACCGTGTTGCGCTTGCGCGCAAGATATAA
- a CDS encoding hydratase, which produces MVGDSLAWVLEGVTWMSGTMEDATIEAYAAELLEAYDTGSQIAPITDRDPALDAARAYSIAHRVTALREVRGERRVGRKIGFTNRTIWPLYDVTGPMWGPVWDTTLHDIGEGPHRLPNLPEPRLEPEIVFGLRSAPRAGMSETELAGCIDWVSHGFEVVFSAYPGWRFSEADCAAAFGLHGALYLGPRLPLTQSVIGQLPRFRMVLEGPRGKRLTGCGADVLDGPLTALGHLLDTLAADADAPKLSAGEIVTTGTLTDAAPIMPGDRWTTRLDGIDLPGATISFT; this is translated from the coding sequence GTGGTCGGCGACAGTCTCGCATGGGTGCTGGAAGGAGTTACCTGGATGTCTGGTACGATGGAAGATGCCACGATTGAGGCCTATGCCGCCGAGCTGCTTGAGGCCTATGACACGGGCAGCCAGATTGCACCAATTACCGATCGCGACCCGGCTCTTGACGCCGCAAGGGCGTATTCCATCGCCCACAGGGTTACCGCACTGCGCGAGGTCCGGGGCGAGCGGAGGGTGGGCCGCAAGATCGGCTTCACAAACCGCACGATCTGGCCACTCTACGACGTCACGGGCCCGATGTGGGGGCCGGTTTGGGATACGACCCTGCATGATATCGGTGAAGGGCCGCACAGATTGCCGAATCTGCCCGAGCCGCGGCTTGAGCCCGAGATTGTCTTCGGCCTGAGGTCCGCGCCAAGGGCCGGGATGAGCGAGACCGAGCTTGCCGGGTGCATCGACTGGGTATCACACGGGTTTGAAGTCGTATTTTCCGCTTACCCCGGCTGGCGTTTTTCCGAAGCGGACTGTGCCGCCGCCTTCGGCTTGCATGGCGCACTCTATCTCGGCCCGAGACTGCCCCTGACGCAATCCGTTATCGGGCAACTGCCGCGCTTTCGCATGGTGCTTGAGGGGCCGCGCGGCAAGCGGCTTACGGGCTGCGGCGCGGACGTGCTGGACGGTCCGCTCACGGCGCTGGGTCATCTCCTGGACACACTGGCAGCCGACGCCGACGCACCGAAGCTGAGCGCGGGAGAGATCGTTACCACCGGAACCCTGACAGATGCCGCGCCGATCATGCCGGGTGACCGCTGGACCACCCGGCTCGACGGCATCGATCTGCCGGGCGCAACGATCAGCTTCACCTGA
- a CDS encoding hydantoinase/carbamoylase family amidase, whose protein sequence is MNVLPDRFMRDLLTLRSFGARGVGKGVVRPAFSEPDVAARKWLIKQLEAAGLAPHVDPAGNVFGLTDAPSMLLGSHTDTQPEGGWLDGALGVIVALEIARAAKEADGPAVSVVNFQDEEGRFGSLTGSSIYSGKTTLAEADEFTDMNGVPFSDARSSMADLAGAFVSQNQFLGFIELHIEQGSTLHDAGEAIGVVTDIVGSRQVQVTLTGQQNHAGTTLMHQRRDAFQALSAFNAALNDRLRNIVTPRTVWTIGRIQLRPNAPSIVPGEVAFDVQWRDVDDDRLARMEALIRDLVTEIAVDHGMQAEIVPIKALQPVPMDANLRAALSAAAEAQAPGKWREMPSGALHDASNMAGVMPSAMLFVPSIDGISHDFAEDTHEADLITGLRVMADAVSRLGS, encoded by the coding sequence ATGAACGTTCTGCCAGACAGGTTTATGAGAGACCTTCTCACGCTCCGCTCGTTCGGCGCGCGCGGAGTGGGCAAGGGCGTGGTGCGTCCGGCGTTTTCTGAACCAGACGTGGCTGCCAGAAAGTGGCTGATCAAACAGTTGGAGGCGGCAGGCCTGGCACCACATGTAGATCCTGCGGGCAACGTCTTCGGACTGACCGATGCTCCATCCATGCTTTTGGGATCACACACCGATACCCAACCCGAAGGGGGCTGGCTGGATGGGGCATTGGGTGTCATCGTCGCATTGGAGATCGCACGTGCTGCGAAAGAGGCGGATGGTCCGGCAGTGTCAGTCGTGAACTTTCAGGATGAAGAAGGGCGGTTCGGCTCGCTGACCGGATCCAGCATTTATTCAGGCAAGACCACACTTGCCGAGGCCGACGAATTCACGGACATGAACGGCGTCCCTTTCAGCGATGCGCGGTCTTCAATGGCGGATCTTGCCGGCGCGTTCGTATCACAAAACCAGTTCCTGGGTTTCATTGAACTGCATATTGAACAGGGCAGCACACTGCACGACGCGGGCGAGGCGATTGGCGTTGTCACGGATATTGTCGGATCCCGGCAAGTGCAGGTCACGCTGACAGGTCAGCAAAACCACGCTGGCACCACGCTGATGCACCAGCGAAGAGATGCGTTCCAGGCGCTGTCGGCATTCAACGCCGCGCTAAACGATCGCCTTCGGAACATTGTAACACCGCGCACGGTCTGGACGATTGGCCGGATACAATTGCGGCCCAATGCACCCTCCATTGTGCCCGGTGAAGTGGCGTTCGACGTGCAATGGCGCGATGTTGATGACGATCGGCTGGCCCGGATGGAAGCTCTTATTCGCGACCTTGTTACCGAGATTGCCGTTGACCACGGAATGCAGGCTGAAATTGTGCCGATCAAGGCGCTGCAGCCGGTTCCAATGGACGCCAACCTGCGCGCGGCGTTGAGCGCAGCAGCTGAGGCGCAGGCCCCGGGTAAATGGCGCGAGATGCCGTCGGGCGCCTTGCACGACGCTTCAAACATGGCGGGGGTGATGCCGTCAGCAATGTTGTTCGTTCCGTCGATCGACGGCATCAGCCACGACTTTGCCGAGGATACCCACGAGGCCGACTTGATAACCGGCTTGCGTGTGATGGCGGACGCGGTCAGCCGATTAGGGTCATGA
- a CDS encoding DUF4167 domain-containing protein — MLGQRFADRRSARENGRMRPGNQSNKRMRGRGRKGPNPLTRTYESNGPDVKIRGTAMHIAEKYQQLARDAQASGDRVMSENYNQHAEHYLRIVAAAQPQQQPSAQPVARAESEEASAEAANGSNGATPPVNGAERPSQERAAADGDVVDANSPQPFIEDMPVIDQEGQVNGAGQKTDGDDSDAEDKPRRRTRTSRSRTPRRAAGDQAEGMTEAPAEDGEGPVEASDDDQAKPRRRTTRTRRPKASEDAPAETAPVSD; from the coding sequence ATGTTGGGTCAGCGTTTCGCTGACCGCCGTTCCGCAAGAGAAAACGGCAGGATGAGACCAGGAAATCAGAGCAATAAGCGCATGCGTGGTCGGGGCCGCAAAGGTCCCAATCCGTTAACCCGGACTTACGAATCAAACGGTCCTGATGTGAAAATCCGCGGCACAGCGATGCACATCGCGGAAAAATATCAGCAGCTGGCCAGGGATGCCCAGGCATCCGGCGACCGCGTGATGTCCGAGAACTACAACCAGCACGCGGAGCATTATCTGCGCATCGTCGCCGCCGCACAGCCGCAACAGCAGCCATCGGCACAGCCGGTCGCGCGTGCAGAGAGCGAAGAGGCGTCTGCCGAAGCTGCCAACGGATCGAACGGTGCCACGCCGCCGGTCAACGGTGCGGAGCGGCCTTCCCAGGAACGTGCTGCTGCAGACGGCGACGTTGTCGATGCCAACAGCCCGCAACCGTTTATCGAGGACATGCCGGTGATTGACCAGGAAGGTCAGGTCAACGGTGCAGGCCAGAAAACGGACGGCGATGACAGCGATGCCGAGGACAAACCGCGCCGCCGGACACGGACATCAAGGTCGCGCACACCGCGGCGTGCTGCCGGTGATCAGGCGGAAGGCATGACCGAGGCACCGGCCGAAGACGGCGAAGGTCCGGTTGAAGCTTCCGATGACGATCAGGCCAAGCCGCGCCGGCGGACCACTCGGACCCGCCGGCCCAAGGCCAGCGAAGACGCGCCGGCGGAAACCGCGCCGGTATCGGACTGA
- a CDS encoding M23 family metallopeptidase, with protein sequence MHFGPFHSAQATRIELGDEPPLRGYEGRSGLSDKRQVSLRWLAGTVLTGLTSLVLMGGALMAALDGQYSVEAAPSAEALYAGVSSSNGGSSKGDRVLKTAAEYSSKNVIDVNVVARVGDKDHIRVQPHVFVSASLATRKDPELADLIPAFNPLNMFSDRTDEPSGTEFAETTTALIADSIYGAKLESEVSISLAPFPTSSPLIKDDKTPSETEIELVVRESARSLLANSPQAAAKKLVDPGRFDFNLALQPDLERYAVRITPENVSFVSKRDEEIRFAGMEESIVPITEGQNLTDLLLDYDASTQEASNIAASFASLFGISELEDGQRLRIAYAPSPDDLEKMRPERVSLYTATEHQATVARSDSGSYIKAEEPSTFLADAFAEADRVSYGGPTPAIYDSLYQTALEQDMPEEIIDDLVRMFSFDVDFNSRVQPGDALELFFTPGDDNSAPKILYAALNTGNTKREFYRYRTPDDGATDFYDGSGQSAKKFLVRKPLNGGKFRSGFGMRRHPILKYTRMHRGVDWSAPRGTPIIAAGNGTVVKSGWASGYGRRVELRHTNGYVTTYSHMTGFGKGIREGARVTQGQVIGYVGSTGLSTGPHLHYEVLVNGRYVDPMRIKLPKGRTLDGQIRTSFEEERYRVETLLERARKPSRVAAVN encoded by the coding sequence ATGCATTTTGGCCCTTTCCATAGTGCACAGGCAACCCGGATAGAACTGGGCGACGAGCCGCCGCTTCGCGGCTATGAAGGGCGCAGCGGTCTGTCCGACAAGCGCCAGGTCTCGTTGCGCTGGCTCGCCGGCACGGTTCTAACGGGCCTGACGTCGCTGGTTCTCATGGGCGGTGCGCTCATGGCGGCGCTTGACGGCCAGTACAGCGTAGAAGCAGCCCCCTCCGCAGAGGCGCTCTATGCCGGCGTCTCGTCTTCGAACGGGGGCAGCAGCAAGGGCGACCGGGTCCTGAAGACCGCAGCCGAATATTCCAGCAAGAATGTGATCGACGTAAATGTCGTCGCGCGCGTCGGCGACAAGGACCATATCCGGGTCCAGCCGCATGTCTTTGTCAGCGCCTCCCTTGCAACCCGCAAGGATCCGGAACTTGCCGACCTGATCCCGGCTTTCAATCCGCTAAACATGTTCTCCGACCGGACCGACGAGCCCAGCGGAACGGAGTTTGCCGAGACAACGACGGCCCTGATCGCGGACTCCATCTACGGAGCCAAGCTGGAGAGCGAGGTCAGCATCTCCCTGGCACCGTTCCCGACCTCCAGTCCGTTGATCAAGGACGACAAGACCCCGTCGGAAACGGAGATTGAACTCGTTGTCCGGGAATCGGCTCGGTCGCTATTGGCAAATTCCCCACAGGCCGCCGCAAAGAAGCTGGTTGATCCGGGCCGCTTTGACTTCAATCTCGCTCTCCAGCCGGATCTTGAGCGCTACGCCGTCCGTATCACGCCGGAGAACGTCTCCTTCGTTTCCAAGCGGGACGAAGAGATCCGCTTCGCCGGCATGGAAGAGAGCATCGTTCCGATCACCGAAGGCCAGAACCTGACCGATCTGCTTCTGGACTATGATGCGAGCACGCAGGAAGCGAGCAATATCGCCGCTTCCTTCGCGAGCCTGTTCGGCATCTCCGAACTGGAGGACGGCCAGCGCCTGCGCATCGCCTACGCCCCGTCGCCTGACGACCTGGAGAAGATGCGGCCTGAAAGGGTCTCCCTTTACACCGCCACGGAACACCAGGCGACCGTGGCGCGCTCGGACAGCGGCAGCTATATCAAGGCCGAGGAGCCAAGCACGTTCCTTGCCGATGCCTTTGCCGAGGCTGACCGTGTGTCCTATGGCGGGCCGACGCCCGCGATCTACGACAGCCTCTATCAGACGGCCCTCGAACAGGACATGCCGGAAGAGATCATCGACGATCTGGTGCGCATGTTCTCCTTCGATGTCGATTTCAATTCCCGTGTCCAGCCCGGTGACGCGCTTGAACTGTTCTTCACGCCCGGCGACGACAATTCGGCACCGAAGATCCTCTACGCGGCGCTCAATACCGGCAACACGAAACGCGAATTCTACCGCTACCGCACCCCCGATGACGGCGCCACCGACTTTTATGACGGCTCCGGCCAGAGCGCCAAGAAATTCCTGGTCCGCAAGCCGCTCAACGGCGGCAAGTTCCGATCCGGCTTCGGCATGCGGCGCCACCCGATCCTCAAATATACCCGCATGCACCGCGGTGTAGACTGGTCCGCTCCGCGCGGAACACCGATCATCGCGGCGGGCAACGGCACCGTCGTCAAGTCCGGATGGGCGTCGGGATACGGACGGCGCGTCGAACTGCGCCATACCAATGGCTACGTGACGACCTACAGCCACATGACCGGCTTCGGCAAGGGCATCCGCGAAGGCGCGCGGGTCACGCAGGGCCAGGTGATCGGATATGTCGGCTCCACCGGCCTGTCGACCGGACCGCATCTTCACTACGAGGTGCTGGTCAACGGCAGATATGTCGATCCCATGCGCATCAAGCTTCCCAAGGGACGGACGCTGGACGGGCAAATTCGGACGAGCTTCGAGGAAGAGCGCTATCGCGTAGAAACGCTTCTGGAACGCGCCCGCAAACCGTCGCGCGTCGCTGCCGTGAACTGA
- the prfA gene encoding peptide chain release factor 1: MLARQKLDTLLDRFAEIEHLMSSGPDPAAYVKLSREYAGLEPLVQKIRALIKAEDELAGAQALIADPETDAELRELAELERDELGESLEQLSQEVRIGLLPKDEADTNDAILEVRAGTGGDEAALFAGDLFRMYQRYAELQGWKVEILSASEGEVGGFKEIIASVSGDNVFARLKFESGVHRVQRVPATESGGRIHTSAATVAVLPQAEDVDVDVQDSDLRIDTFRASGAGGQHVNTTDSAVRITHIPTGIVVAVQDERSQHKNKARAMQLLRARIYDEERERAASERTEARRLQVGSGDRSERIRTYNFPQGRVTDHRIGLTLYKLDQIVAGEGLGEVIEALIVDYQANLLASEDA, encoded by the coding sequence ATGCTGGCGCGTCAGAAACTCGATACCCTGCTTGACCGTTTTGCCGAGATCGAACACCTGATGTCGAGCGGACCGGATCCGGCTGCGTATGTGAAGCTGTCCCGGGAATATGCCGGACTGGAGCCGCTCGTTCAGAAAATCCGCGCGCTCATCAAGGCCGAAGACGAGCTTGCCGGTGCCCAGGCACTCATCGCCGATCCGGAGACGGATGCCGAATTGCGCGAACTTGCCGAGCTTGAGCGCGATGAGCTGGGCGAAAGCCTGGAACAGCTTTCGCAAGAGGTCCGGATCGGTCTCCTGCCCAAGGACGAAGCCGACACCAACGATGCCATTCTCGAAGTGCGCGCCGGGACAGGCGGGGATGAAGCGGCCCTCTTTGCCGGCGATCTGTTCCGCATGTACCAGAGGTATGCCGAATTGCAGGGCTGGAAGGTGGAAATCCTGTCGGCCAGCGAAGGCGAGGTCGGCGGTTTCAAGGAAATCATCGCTTCGGTATCGGGTGACAACGTGTTCGCCCGGCTCAAGTTCGAATCCGGCGTGCACCGCGTGCAGAGGGTGCCGGCGACGGAATCAGGCGGACGCATCCACACGTCGGCGGCAACCGTCGCCGTTCTGCCGCAAGCCGAAGATGTCGATGTCGACGTGCAGGACAGTGATTTGCGCATCGATACGTTCCGGGCCTCCGGGGCCGGTGGCCAGCACGTCAACACGACCGATTCCGCCGTGAGGATCACGCATATCCCGACCGGGATCGTGGTCGCGGTTCAGGACGAACGATCGCAGCACAAGAACAAGGCGCGTGCGATGCAGCTGCTGCGCGCGCGTATCTATGACGAAGAGCGCGAGCGGGCCGCGAGCGAGCGGACCGAGGCGCGCCGACTTCAGGTTGGTTCGGGCGACCGCTCCGAACGCATCCGGACCTATAATTTTCCGCAAGGCCGCGTTACCGATCACCGCATAGGGCTGACGCTCTACAAACTCGACCAGATTGTCGCCGGCGAGGGGCTCGGGGAGGTCATCGAGGCGCTGATTGTCGATTACCAGGCCAATCTGCTTGCCTCCGAAGACGCCTGA
- the clpB gene encoding ATP-dependent chaperone ClpB: protein MNFEKYTERARGFVQSAQTFALGRGHQQFAPEHILKVLLDDPEGMAAGLIDRAGGQAKALKGDLEAILDKMPKVSGGSGQLYMAQPTARLFEQAEKIAEKAGDSFVTVERLLLALAMDGESEAGKLMKSHGVTPNGLNDAINQLRQGRTADSATAENQYEALKKFARDLTEVARDGKLDPVIGRDEEIRRTIQVLSRRTKNNPVLIGEPGVGKTAIAEGLALRIVNGDVPESLKDKQLLALDMGALIAGAKYRGEFEERLKAVLSEVEAAAGGIILFIDEMHTLVGAGKADGAMDASNLLKPALARGELHCVGATTLDEYRKHVEKDAALARRFQPVFVSEPTVEDTVSILRGIKEKYELHHGVRITDSAIVSAANLSNRYITDRFLPDKAIDLVDEAASRLRMQVDSKPEELDELDRRIIQLKIEREALKVESDEASRDRLNKLELELTNLEEQSQALTNRWLGEKEKLNLEQKIKEQLEQARTDLEIAQRQGDLAKAGELAYGVVPDLERQLSEAEASEDTDAMVDEAVTPSHIAQVVSKWTGIPVDKMLEGEREKLLRMEDMLAKRVVGQSEAIHAVSTAVRRARAGLQDPQRPIGSFMFLGPTGVGKTELTKALASFLFDDDSAMVRIDMSEFMEKHSVARLIGAPPGYVGYEEGGALTEAVRRRPYQVVLFDEIEKAHSDVFNVLLQVLDDGRLTDGQGRTVDFRNTLIIMTSNLGAEYLVNQPEGQDSDAVRDEVMSAVRGHFRPEFLNRLDEIVLFHRLQRSQMGDIVKIQLERLRTLLEDRKITLNVDDSALGWLAQKGYDPAYGARPLKRVIQKDVQDPLAEKLLGGDILDGQTVDVSAGGDRLVFQVAGSESAAA, encoded by the coding sequence ATGAATTTCGAGAAATACACTGAGCGCGCACGTGGCTTTGTTCAATCCGCTCAGACATTTGCCCTTGGGCGCGGACACCAGCAGTTTGCGCCGGAGCACATTTTGAAGGTGCTCCTGGATGATCCGGAGGGCATGGCGGCCGGCCTGATCGACCGGGCCGGCGGACAGGCGAAGGCGCTGAAGGGGGACCTGGAAGCGATCCTCGACAAGATGCCGAAGGTGTCCGGGGGTTCCGGGCAGCTTTACATGGCGCAGCCGACTGCACGCCTTTTCGAGCAGGCCGAAAAGATTGCCGAAAAGGCCGGCGACAGTTTCGTTACCGTCGAGCGGTTGCTGCTTGCCCTTGCCATGGACGGCGAGAGCGAAGCGGGCAAGCTGATGAAGAGCCATGGCGTCACGCCGAACGGTCTCAATGACGCGATCAACCAGCTTCGCCAGGGCCGGACAGCCGACAGTGCGACCGCCGAAAACCAGTATGAAGCGCTGAAGAAATTTGCCCGGGACCTGACGGAGGTAGCCCGCGACGGAAAGCTCGACCCGGTGATCGGCCGCGACGAGGAAATCCGGCGGACCATCCAGGTCCTGTCCCGCAGAACCAAGAACAACCCGGTTCTGATCGGCGAGCCCGGTGTCGGCAAGACGGCAATCGCGGAAGGGCTTGCGCTCAGGATCGTCAATGGAGATGTGCCCGAGTCCCTCAAGGACAAGCAGTTGCTTGCGCTGGACATGGGCGCACTGATTGCCGGTGCGAAGTATCGCGGCGAATTCGAAGAGCGCCTGAAGGCGGTCCTGTCGGAAGTCGAAGCGGCAGCCGGCGGCATCATCCTGTTCATCGACGAAATGCACACGCTCGTCGGCGCGGGCAAGGCCGATGGCGCAATGGATGCGTCCAACCTCCTGAAGCCCGCGCTTGCGCGCGGTGAACTTCACTGTGTCGGTGCGACGACGCTCGATGAATACCGCAAGCACGTTGAAAAAGATGCGGCGCTGGCCAGGCGTTTCCAGCCGGTTTTCGTCTCGGAGCCGACCGTGGAAGACACGGTCTCGATCCTGCGCGGCATCAAGGAAAAATACGAGCTCCATCACGGCGTTCGCATTACCGACAGCGCGATCGTTTCGGCGGCGAACCTGTCCAACCGCTACATCACCGACCGGTTCCTGCCCGACAAGGCGATCGATCTGGTCGACGAGGCGGCGAGCCGGCTGCGCATGCAGGTGGATTCCAAACCAGAAGAACTTGACGAACTCGACCGGCGGATCATCCAGCTGAAGATCGAACGTGAAGCGCTGAAGGTGGAAAGCGACGAGGCATCCCGTGACCGGCTGAACAAGCTCGAGCTGGAGCTGACGAACCTGGAAGAGCAGTCCCAGGCCCTGACCAACCGCTGGCTCGGCGAAAAGGAAAAGCTCAACCTTGAACAGAAGATCAAGGAGCAGCTTGAACAGGCACGGACCGATCTGGAGATCGCGCAGCGGCAGGGCGACCTGGCAAAAGCCGGAGAACTGGCCTATGGCGTCGTTCCGGATCTGGAACGGCAATTGTCAGAGGCGGAAGCATCCGAGGACACGGATGCCATGGTCGATGAGGCCGTCACGCCCTCGCATATCGCGCAGGTCGTGTCGAAATGGACTGGCATTCCTGTCGACAAGATGCTCGAAGGCGAGCGGGAAAAACTCCTGCGCATGGAAGACATGCTGGCAAAACGTGTTGTCGGCCAGTCAGAGGCCATTCACGCCGTCTCCACCGCCGTCCGCCGGGCGCGGGCTGGTCTGCAGGATCCGCAAAGACCGATCGGTTCTTTCATGTTCCTCGGACCTACGGGTGTCGGCAAGACGGAACTGACGAAGGCGCTTGCGAGCTTCCTGTTCGACGACGACAGTGCGATGGTGCGCATCGACATGTCCGAGTTCATGGAAAAACACTCCGTGGCCAGGCTGATCGGCGCGCCTCCGGGCTATGTCGGATACGAGGAAGGTGGAGCGCTGACAGAAGCTGTGCGCAGGCGGCCCTACCAGGTCGTGCTCTTCGACGAGATCGAAAAGGCGCATAGCGATGTGTTCAACGTGTTGCTTCAGGTGCTCGATGACGGCCGACTGACTGATGGCCAGGGCCGTACGGTCGACTTCCGCAACACGCTGATCATCATGACGTCGAACCTGGGTGCGGAGTATCTGGTCAACCAGCCGGAAGGCCAGGACAGCGATGCGGTCCGGGATGAAGTCATGTCGGCGGTGCGCGGGCACTTCCGGCCGGAATTCCTGAACCGGTTGGATGAAATCGTCCTTTTTCACCGGCTGCAGCGGTCGCAGATGGGCGATATCGTCAAGATCCAGCTGGAGCGGCTTCGCACGCTTCTGGAGGATCGCAAGATCACGCTCAACGTGGACGACAGCGCCCTCGGCTGGCTGGCCCAGAAAGGCTATGATCCCGCCTATGGCGCCCGCCCGCTGAAACGGGTCATCCAGAAGGATGTCCAGGATCCGCTTGCGGAAAAGCTCCTAGGCGGAGACATCCTCGACGGCCAGACCGTCGACGTGTCTGCCGGTGGCGACAGGCTGGTGTTCCAGGTTGCCGGCTCGGAGAGCGCAGCTGCGTAG
- a CDS encoding linear amide C-N hydrolase, producing MTPWKLLKAGARTAVALIASVSVAWSCTGIMLTGIDGSIVRARTAEWGPFDLATKINVIPRGYSYNAGEMPDGKQGATWNGRFGVVGISMLDHGAPADGINEAGLTAGLFYLPGFTEYQEYLPDDADNTIPGDLLAGYVLSRYETVDEAKAGLEAVRVVGVVDETLGFPFPFHMLVADRFGGRIVIEYIDGELTVFEAPLGVITNSPNYDWHMTNLNNFVNLSAIGVPEVEASGVTFAPLGAGSGMIGLPGDFTPPSRFVRAVAFSQTARNTEGGYDTVREAFRILDNFNIPADAAEGAQDDVQSDDLLYSATQITTASDSQNLKYYYHTMYDRTVHVVDLLQIDFESMEGEKVIFATSGNREPTIVDMTPRN from the coding sequence ATGACCCCGTGGAAATTATTGAAGGCTGGCGCTCGAACAGCTGTCGCCTTGATTGCATCAGTGTCAGTAGCCTGGTCATGCACAGGGATCATGTTAACCGGAATTGATGGCAGTATCGTTCGTGCGCGGACAGCTGAGTGGGGGCCGTTTGATCTTGCAACAAAGATAAACGTTATTCCACGAGGCTACAGTTATAACGCTGGTGAAATGCCTGATGGAAAGCAAGGGGCAACCTGGAACGGTCGCTTTGGAGTGGTCGGTATAAGCATGCTTGATCACGGCGCCCCTGCCGATGGCATAAACGAGGCGGGGCTTACCGCCGGGCTCTTCTACCTCCCAGGCTTCACCGAATATCAAGAGTATTTGCCCGACGATGCAGACAACACCATCCCAGGTGATCTGCTGGCCGGATATGTCTTGTCCCGATACGAAACGGTTGACGAGGCAAAGGCTGGGCTGGAGGCCGTCCGAGTAGTTGGTGTCGTAGACGAGACCCTAGGATTTCCGTTTCCATTTCACATGTTGGTTGCTGACCGTTTCGGTGGCCGAATTGTCATTGAATATATCGATGGTGAACTAACGGTTTTTGAAGCACCGCTCGGCGTGATTACCAATTCGCCGAATTACGATTGGCACATGACAAACCTAAACAATTTCGTCAATCTTTCCGCTATTGGAGTTCCGGAAGTCGAAGCCAGTGGGGTCACGTTTGCTCCACTTGGTGCCGGAAGTGGCATGATTGGGTTACCCGGTGATTTCACGCCTCCATCTCGTTTTGTCCGTGCGGTCGCGTTTTCGCAGACCGCAAGGAATACCGAAGGCGGTTATGATACGGTTCGCGAGGCCTTTCGCATCCTGGACAACTTCAATATTCCAGCTGATGCAGCAGAAGGTGCACAGGACGATGTCCAATCAGATGACTTGCTTTACAGCGCAACCCAAATCACGACTGCAAGCGACTCACAGAACCTGAAATACTACTATCACACGATGTACGATCGCACCGTGCATGTTGTCGACCTTCTGCAGATAGATTTTGAAAGCATGGAGGGCGAGAAAGTGATCTTTGCGACGAGCGGAAATCGCGAACCCACCATCGTTGACATGACACCTAGAAACTGA